The following DNA comes from Rhinolophus ferrumequinum isolate MPI-CBG mRhiFer1 chromosome 15 unlocalized genomic scaffold, mRhiFer1_v1.p scaffold_54_arrow_ctg1_1, whole genome shotgun sequence.
aggaagaaaaattgtgCCCAATAATGTAGTATTTAAATTTTGTGTCATAAGCCATGCTTAGAATGGCTGTTTTAATACCTTCTGAAATTTAAACATTGCAGccaaataaaagacaaagattaaaaaaaaaaaaaaaaaaagcaatttaaatgcaCGTCATTAGCAATTTTGTAACTAGTTCAGTCTTCAGTGCAGTAGTCAATTTTGGAATCATGATTTGGGGTCTGGCACCTATTTAAGGCATTTAAAACACTGAGACGGCAATATTAGACTTTTcgttttaattaaatattcagcataaattttcattaaataagttTGCAATTAACAATGACATACTTAGGAACATCTAATGTACTAAATTAACAAGTTCTACTTTCTGAGTTGCACAAACAATGTAAATATTGAAGAGTGCTGGTTCATGGTGAGAGGATGTCAATTGCCCGATACATGTAGGAGATGAACGAACTGGACCTGAAGCAGAATGTACTTAGTTACGGAAACTCCTTCCCACACTTAAAATCTCCCTGGACATGAATGAGTTCATCCGCTGGTTGGCAGACGGGCTACCTTTCCTGACACCCTGGCCGACAACCCGAAAAGGGTTAGCTTTCTGCCAACCAGCAGAGACCCTCGGGACACACAGTGCCCGCTCCCAGCTGGGAGGCCCCgtggggaagaagggaacagaCTGACGCAGCTGGCCGGCTGCACCCTAGTCCCTCCAGCGGTGACCACACTGAGCATTGCAGCACTTGTAGAAGGTAGTCATGGGCTCGTCTGCAGAGCGGGTCTGAAGCTGCATAAAATAGGCTCGAGGATGTTCGCATTTGGGGCAGGGCTctggaaatgagagaaagaaacaaggtaTCCCCGTTATTTAACACACGAGGCTCCTCGACCAGCATACCTGATAGAAGCAGGTGTTATATAAAAGGCAGCAAAGCCCCTCCCTCGCTCACCTGGTGTCCCTTGTCCCCGGATGGAAGGCTATAAACAGTGATCTCGTTCCCAATGTGCCCTCACACTGAGGAAATCCAGGAGAGCTTGGAAACACTCTCCTCCCCGCCCTGTTTTTCTCAAACTGttttttctcactgtttttctCAAACCTGGTAGAAGACTGGTTGGAAACGTAACACGGCTGCTGTGTGAATTACGGGGCCCACGCCGTGCAGACTTCCCCTAACAAATTCATCTCCATCACCTGGGACGTGGAGACGCCCTCTCTTCTTCCCAGAGGAGCTGCCAAGGGCTGACCAATCGGCTTCCCCGAGTATTTAGGGGTCTATTTGGCAGTAGCTCCTCAGGCTGCTTTTATCAAGATCTCACCACACATACGTACCTTTTCCGAGGACCCCAGGACACATTTACCTTCAAAGGTTTTTACTTTGCGACACTAACCCTGCTCTTGATGGAAACACCTTCAAAAATTCTCAAACACCATTTTGGACATTCGGGGCATAACTTAGCTTTTAATGACAACTTCTGCCTTTGCTAAATTGTTCACGTGGCGGATCTGGGTACCGGTCCAGAGAGGCAGAGCAATGGCACTAATCTTACTTCGCTGTTCCTCCCCTCGGCGCAGGTTGTCTAGGGCTCTGCTCTGCCCTTCCTTGGTCACATCTATGTCTATCAGAAACGAATCAAGActtgaaagaaacatttattttactgagACTGCAGTTAGGTGCTCTCTGGTATTAACGTTTAACACGCCGCATGAGAACAAGACCACCACATTTATTTCCCGCGACTCTGATTTGTATTATTCCTGACCTTGTAGCTATCGTAGCTACCGCCTGTAGAATTGCCTGTTATATGCGAAACACTATAACTCACTTGGGTGCTCTCACAACCTATGAGTGTGGATTAGCCCTGGAGCGCTTCAGGGACCCCAGCAAGGTCATAAAACAGTAAGAAGTCACCCCGAGACTTTAACTCAGGACTGCACGACTCCAAGGCTTGTGCCAATATCATTGGAGTTAACAAGTAAGTTCTTAAAGCGCAAACACACTTTCTAAATACATCACCGACTGCCACGGAGCAGCAGCCAGTGGCTTCATACTTACCCACCGCTCAGTTACAGAAGGCTTTCCCTCTTACCTGCAGTAGAGTCAACATTCTCCCAGGCAGCTGCTCCACCAAGCACATCATCCACTTCTTTGAGCTTTGGATACTTCCGATTTGTTACCTAACAAACAACAGCAAGCCTTCAGACTCTCCAAGTCAGTGAACAGTGCAACCGTGGGCCACCAAACCACACCTCCACAGCTGCCCTCAAGTGTCTTCCCAGACTGTCTTCCTCCCAGCCAGCAGGGAGACTAAACGAAAACAGTGTTCCCGCTACCACAGAGCAGGACGCACCACTGGAATTTAAAGAACCTACGATTGGGATGCCCCcacaagagaagagagagattcAGCCGTCAGAGAAGATCTCTGCAAGGATTGAATGAAACACCAGAGCAGGAAGACACGATGGCTTAGGTGTGACCCTCCTCTACGCCCATATCTCTAAGATACCACCGCCTAACCCAAGATGTGAGAAACAAATACACCTGAAGCCAAAGAGTACCAGCTGGGGAGCCCAGCCGCTCCCCGCAGGCAGAGAGCTTTCAAAGCACTCAGTTTCTTTCCCAAGTTTTACCCGACATCCTTGAAATGTCAGGCTTACGTAAGAGTTCACTCTTCTCATAGATCCAGACTCTAAACTCCCACAACACAGCAATATGGTGCAGTACACAAACACTCAGAACGGGGTGGCCCCAAGGGGCTCTACTTCTAAAGAGTAAAgatgtcgtgcagggtgtcaggcggggtctctggtcccactccccacataagaacgcaggacatagtgaggccaaaaaggaacacccacggagccataggtaggggagtcacaccactatattctcactggcggctgggttggagacacaggaaaccaggagcaacacaagtctcaaccctcactgctccacttgctggctcagccaccatcttctcgctagcccccatttctgttagcctagccacggcagttatattagtgcccaatggctcactggttacagctgacggccaactagccacagctgatggccatttgatcagtcgatggccatttactacctgagccagcaccttgctatgtgaggccgagagcctggaaactgctttttggggctctgtccccacaaaagatCAAGGGGAAAATACCGAGTCCTAACACCGTGAGCACAATTCACCGCAGTGAACACCTCCACATCCTCAGTTCCATCCTCGGCGTTCCGACTAGCACACAagagggaacaaaacagaaagagccCTGCCCTCCTACAGCTTAGGTCTCGGCTTCGGTAAACAAAGCACGTAAGTAAATTATACCGTGTTATTAGAAGGTAAGGAGTCCTAGAGAAAAACCAAAACCGGGAAAGAGGATAAAACGGAAGGGCTGCAATTTTACACTGAGTGATGATTTAAGTGACGACGTGACAAAAGAGTGGCACGGCTGTCTTAGGGGAAGTCTGGACCGGACAGGAAACGTGGGCAAAGGCGCTGCTAGTAATGCCACGTCCATCAGGGGGGATCCTCCAAGAGGCTGGTGTTTCTGGGGCAAAAGAGCCCCTTTTCTGACATCAGAAAAGcaaggctggggggaggggcgtggTGTCAACGCTCGGTCTGCCCCGCGAGCACATTTCACGCTGGCGAACTGCTGAGCGTTACCGAGCGCAAGACGGACTCGATCTGACTTCGGCGTTACAAGGACCGCTGTGGCCTCGGCGGTGACCACGGCCAGGGCCTCCACCTTGCGTCCTGACAGGGGTGGAGCACAGCCGGAGGAAGCGGGAGGCCTGCGGGGGCCCGACGCCGGGCTCCAGGACCCACCTTGCGGGTGATGTTGTGCACGTAGGGGCAGGTGTTGCAGGCGAAACGGTGGCAGCGCTGTCCCTCCTCCACGATCAGCCCGTTCCCGCAGCCGGGGCAGAAAAGCAGCATGACGGCGGACTCAGCCCCGCAGGCTCCCGGCAGCCCCCGCGGCCGCCCAGGAGCCGACACTATGCCCGCCCGCCTCGAGCTCCTATTGGTCCTGGCCACCTTAGCCCACCAATAGACACGCCGATGTCGCGCTCCCAGCGAGCACCGCGGCAGGCCATCTCGCACTTCTCATTGGTCCTCGCGGCAGCCAATCGACGCCCTAATGTCGGAACTGACTGCGGGTTTTGCTCCGCGGGCGAAAGCGCCGCGCCTCGGTCTTGCAGACGGACGGTGCGGGCGGAGCGCGCTCGGCAGCGAGGCGCCCTGGaggcggcggaggcggcggcACAGCCCGAGGCGCAGGACGACGATGAGGACGAAGAGGAGGCGCTGCCGCACTCCGAGGCGGTGGACGTGTTCCAGGAGGGTCTCGCCATGGTGGTGCAGGACCCACTGCTCTGCGATCTCCCGATCCAGGTGCGCGCGGGCAGGGTGCAGGCGTCGTGCCCCGCCGGGACGTTCGTCGGGTGTGGATCCCGCGCGGTGCTGATGGGGGCTGTGGCCCAAAGGCCTCAGGAAGGCACCTCTGGGCGTAAATGAGGGTCTTAACCAGGGCCGAGCCTGGGGCGGGGCGAGCGGGGCTCTCCCGTGGGGCGCGGAAATTAAAGAAgcgccaaaataaataaatcaatcaataaataaataaataaataaataaaataatattttaatacgTTCATAACACAAAGTTGGTGTAAAACCTATCGCCAACAAAAGAAGGACGAGATCGTTAGTGCCGGTTTTTTCCCTTCTCAAGCTTCAGTATTCTTTGGTCCATCATGGAGTTTTCAAGTtaacttgtattttcttaaaagttgtATTGGCAACGTGTATCATCGCACACGTGCCTCAACCTTCTCCAGAGGCCCGGGCTTGGATCCTGGTGATCAGAGGCTCCCAGAACGCACGGGCAGGCCCAGGGTTCTTCTTCCTACCCAGCCCCTGGATGAAAGGATCCATCCTTCTTGCCTGTTCCTGTGCTCCTTTCTCCAGAGCCTCTGTCCGCTTTGGACTTTAAATGGGAAATGTGGGTGGCACATGAGATTGAGGTGCTGGACTGGGAAACCCTGATATATAAGTAAGaaccctttccctttctcatcttTCATATAACGTTGCACCACTCTTTGGACAGTACcaccttgtttttctttgttgtcgTTTTGGGGTGGTAAAGCCAGGGCTCCCACCTCCCCCCTTGGTCTTTTCTAGGTTACTTTGGAAGAGGTCAATTCCCAAATAGCCCTAGAGTATGGCCAAGCAATGACAGTCCGAGTGTGCAAGATGGATGGAGAAGTCATGCGTAAGTGCTGCCCTCCTCCCTTCAGGCCGTGCAATCTGAGCTTTCACAGGGGCTGGTCAGTGGGACACTCAGGGGCCATGCCCATGGGTGTTGGGGCAACCACAAGCCCACCCACCCAGATTTGAGCCTCGGTCAGAAACAAGGCTTGACAGGGCTTCTGGgttcctctccccccacctgAGGCTGTGGCTGGGGCTTCCCACCATGGATCTTCTCCCTTTTGTGTCCCTGGTTGCAGCTGTGGTCGTGGTACAGAATGCCACAGTCCTGGACCTGAAGAAAGCCATCCAGAGATACGTGCAGCTCAGGCAGGAGCGGGAAGGCGGCATTCAACACATCAGCTGGTAAGTGGCGCCAAGGCTCTTTGCATCCCCTCCTGGGAGCTGGACTGGGACTCCACAGGACTCCGTGTGCTTTTTAGTCACTGAGCCCTGTTACAAAGTACTGACTAAAGTGATGCGCTCCCTGCCCGGAGCTTTCAGACAGGGCAGGTGCTTCTGTGCCTGGGAGTCCTGCATCACCTGCTCTTTCATCTGCATCACCCCACCTAGGCAGCTGGTATCTGTACTTAGGGACACCTTAGGGCATGTGTGATGTGTCCAGAAGTGGTCTCCTAGTTACAGACGGTACATCCAGGACTTCTCCTGGATGTTCTTCTCCTCCCTTGCATGGCCCACACGGCCCTCATAGAGCCGGGCCTCCTTGTAGCCGCCTCAGGCACAGTGCACAGTGTACAGGAAACAGCCCAGAAGAGGCGGCCGGCTGCCCCGggcccacagagctgagcacCGTGAGCCGCTCTCAGTCACAGCGTCTGCATCCCAGCTGCTCCACTCACCCTGCTCACGGTTTACCTGAAACCCTACCTTGCAGGCCCTACGTGTGGAGAACGTACCATCTGACCTCTGCAGGAGAGAAGCTCACAGAGGACAGGAAGAAGCTCCGAGAGTAAGTCCAGGCCACATGTTGAGCTACAGGCAGGCATTTGGGCGGTGCCGTCTGGTTACACATGCTCTGCCAGACGGCTGGGGCCCCCTCCCAGGAAGGAGGGATCCTCAGTCAGTTCCTGAGGACTCTGTGAGACCTACAGAGGACCCTGGCTGTGCTGACGCCTCCCGCTGGGGGCCCCCACGAGGAGAATGCGGGTGGAGGAGAGGGGTGAGGGGCCCTACTGCTTCTCACCAGTGGCAGTTCAGGGCAGCACAGAGGCAGAAGAGGGGAGAAAGAGTGCATGGAGGTGAAAGGCTGCCCCCTGGTACGTGTGGCCACTGCCCCCTCCTGGATGCCACACTCTTCCCACCTGTTCTTTCTTGGTTTTTCACCAGCCTCAGGTGAGGAGTCCTGGATGTACCCTTCTGGAGATCAGACACTTGacacctttccttctctttcagttATGGTATCCGGAATCGGGACGAGGTGTCTTTCATCAAAAAGCTGAGGCAAAAATGAACCCCTGGACGAGGACAACTGTGCCGGTGACAAGctctgcccagcaggaagcagcttCGGGCCACTGTCCCCTTGTCACAGGAGAATGTCAAAGTGAGCACAGGTGGACTTGTCTGAAGCCTGGGCCCTCAGGACTAGGACCTGACGAGCCAGTGCTCGTGACCTGAGCTTGACCCCTCCCTGAGCCCAAACACCCTCATCTCGTGGCAGATGCCACAGGgctgtgggccaggccctgagTACAGCATAAACCTCTCTGCTTCTGACCTGGAAAAGTCCACAAGCCACGGTCCCGGCAGGAGGGACGGGCACTGCGGCATCCCAGGAGGCAAGGGCAGAGAATGGGGCCGGTGCGTCCTGAGGGCTGCGGAGGCCACCTGACCATTACTGTGTCCCCCACGGCCAggaggaaataaatgtgtgtcCCCCACACGCAGCTGGCTTTCTCTTCTACTTGTGCAGAAACAAACGGGCCTGTGTGTGAGAGCACAGCCGTCGGCAGGGCCTCCCGCCTTGGCCCGCAGGACTGTACAGCGGTGCCATCCCCTGGCTCCCGGAAATGGAGgggcctggggcagcagctggaactGCTGGCTGAGCAGGGAGGGCGCTtctcagtgtgtgtgggggggagaaaTGACAGCACATCCCTGGGTCTGTATCCCATTGTGGCTACCGGTAACTAGGaagggagctgggggcagggggtgcaACCTGGCTGAGGGACTTCCCTGGGAGGTGTTTTGTATACTTCGTTCCTTGTCTGGGGAATTGTGAGTGAGAGGAACGTCCCGCCACAGCCCCCAGCCAGGAACGAGAAAGCAGAAGGCAGCTCTGGTCAAGTTAGTGGCAGCTAAAACGCTCCCAGTCCATTTATTGGCCACCTGAGGTGGTCGTCAAGAGACTAGTTAGAAGGGAATCACGGGAACTAGTGtaataaatgcccagaagtacGAGAGGGTCaacagcagtgaacaaggcaCAAGAGGTCTGTGTCCAAGACGCGGGCGGACCCCACACAGGGCTCAGGCAGCCCTGTCCGTGGCCTACGGACCCCACACGGGGCTCAGGCAGCCCCGTCCGTGGCCTGAGAACCCCACACGGGGCTCAGGCAGCCCCGTCCGTGGCCTGCAAGGCTCGGGGTGGACGGCGCCCGGGAGCAGGTGGCCCCAGTGGCCAGCAGCTCAGTGGAGCTGGGCGTCCAGCTCGTACTTCTCGCAGAACTTGTCGGTGAAGGGGATGCAGGTGAGGAACTCACACCACTCACAGCGCACGGGGTAGAAGTAGAAGAGGACCACCAGGCCGGCCAGCAGGCCCAGGAACACGGCCTGGAAGATGAGGATCTGGCAGCGCTTGCGGTACAGGTCGAACCTGCCGAAGCTGACGTAGGGCAAGAAGGCGAAGGACAGGAAGAGGCCGCTGACGAAGCCCGAGATGTGGGCGAAGTTGTCGATCCAGGGCAGCAGCCCAAATGTGAACAGGAAGAGCACCACCGCCAGCAGCTTGAAGAAGGCGCGCCAGGGCCGGGCCAGGATCTGCCAGCTCTGGAAGAGCTCCACGAAGAGGCACGCCAGGATGCCGAACTGCGAGCCGGCCGGGCCCACCTGGGGGGACAGGCAGTGCGGGCCGAGTGGGACCCCCGGACCCACAGCCTCGTCCCCTCATCCCGCCTCCCGTGGCCTGGAGCACAGCAGGATCAAGGGCCCGAGGGGACACGCTCCCAGGCTGGCACCCATCCTCACCTCTGCCCGGTACGGCAGGAAAATGGCACTGGCTAGGTTCCCGGTGACGCCACTCAGCAGGTAAATGATGGCGATTCGGTGCCAGCCCGCCAGCTTCTCCAGGTCCCGCAGGACGGTCATCTGGAAGCAGACGGACACCAGGCAGTGCAGGATGCTGTGGGGTGGAGGGGCCTCAGCAGGGACGGCCACCCGTGGCCCGCCACTCCCGGGGGCCCTGAGACCCCTGCCCACCCATCCCTGCTCAGCACTGAGGGTGTCACTTGCCCAGCGTGTAAGAAGAGGGACAGCCACAGGCGGTAGAACTGGTCGGGCACCTCGGGATTGAGGAAGGGCAGAAGCCCGCACACGTCATCCATGCAGTGCACCTGTGCAGAGTGGCCTGTCAGCACCCTCCGAGGCGGGGGGACAGGGAGGGCGCTCAGCCTGGAGGCCTACCTGAGAGCAGAGTGTGGCCTCCTCATGGAAATAACCCCTCATGAAGTCACAGTACTCCCGGGAGGTGATCTCACACCTGGAAGGTCAGGCCAGGGTTGGGGCTGCTGGGGCCCCCACTCACTCCACGGTGGGGCCCAGGTTCCAGCCCCCCTCGCGCACCCCTGTTGGCCCTTCATCACCCCACGCCCCTAGTATCTGGGGTTATTTCGGGACCTGGTAAGGGAAGGAGGGCACAGCCCAAGGCAGCGCTCTGCCCCCAGGCACCTACCTGCCCTTGGTGCCAATGCAGCAGGGCCGGCCTGTGATGGCACAGTCCATGTGCGGGTGGTTCGTATGGTTCCCCGCGCTGTTTTTGGTGCAGATCTGGGTCACAAATGGGGATGAGTTGGGTCAGGGCCTCCCCCAACCCGGGGCCCCACaccaggcttgggggttggggCAGAGAAGGACAGGCTGCCGCGGTAGGAAACAGGCCTCCCTGAGCAAGAGGCTGCTGGACGCTGAGCTTCAGCCTGGCCAACGGTCAAACTGGAATAATGTCATTTGGCCTCCCAAGTCTCTACATGGTTCTCCTGCTCTAACTACCTGCTCAGAGAGGCAAGGGTCGGCGGAGGGACAAGCTGGGCAAAGGTCAGGGGCACTGCATCTAAACACAGTGTCCCAGGAGGGTCAGGACCTCCTGGCATCAGGTGAGGTGTGGATTCCTCCCCAACAACCCCACCACCCAGGCTCACCGGCCACTTGGTGATGTCATCCGGCCACTCGTGGGGGTCCTCAGAGGAGGGCTCATCACACACCCTGCACGAGCCCAGCATGTGGTCAGGCCCAGCTCTGGGCCCTTAGCACTGGCACCCTTCCACCCAGCTCCACGAGGGGAGCACCCTCTCCCCCCACTACCCCGGGAGAGCAGGACCAAGAGGTAAGGGAGGGGCTACAGGGCTGACCTGGGGTCCTGGTGGCAGACAGAACCGAACTGCCTCTTCTGGCCGGCAAGGTCTGGGGCGCTGGGATGAAAGGGCCACTTGACCCACACCGCGAGCGTGGACTGTGGGAAGACACAGGTCAgagcccgccccgcccccagtaCAGACTCGAGAATGCAAGACTCCAAAGCAAAACCACTGAGCGCCTCCAGAGCTCAACCCCCACTCCATACATTTACACTCCAGAAATGTGCACGGGGGAGATTCTGTTATAAGCTCAACTTGGATAAAGGAAATACCACTTAGGTAAATTGTCGGCACAGGCACAAAAACAAGACACGTGCAGAAAGAGCACACACAGGCGTTACAACGGTCGGCTGGGTAAGACGGAGGAATTGGGGAATGAAAACGTAATGAACGTGATTTGAGGGACGGTGTAATGTGCCGAGATCGAAGGTAAAGGATAACCCAACGGGCTCCATCTGAGGTCACAACACGACCACAAACACACCCAGCGCAGGTAAGGGCGTGCGCTGCGGGCAGGGGGACACACCGAGCACTCCTCCTCCGAGGTCTGCACACAGCCGGACCGGTCATTGCGAACGCAGCAAGCTGAGTGCTTCTCCCGCTCCCGCGCGGCTCGGATGAAACTATGCACCTGCGGGTCCTGGCGCATGCAGGGCGAGAACTTGGCACCCAGGTGAATGAGGGCCTCCTGCGGGCGAGCGGGCGGGACGCGGAGCTGAGGCCCTGCCCCCGGCCCGCCCCGCGGCCCCGCCCACCCGCCCAGCCAGACCCCGCCCTCACCGAGCTGGGCCCAATCCAGAAGTTCTCTTGCTGCACGTACTTGACATTCTCATAGACCCCGCGGTTCCGCAGCACCTGGGAGGTTGGGCGGGGAGATGAGAAGGAGCCCCCTCCGGCCCTCTCCTCCCAGAGTCGGCGGGAGGGAATGAATCCGGGGCCCAGACCAGTGCAGGGGCTTGGGGGCGCCGGGGCTCACCGAGTCCACCGTCTCATGCTGCGAGAAGCCCACGGGCGCGATGCCATAGATGCACACAGCTAGAATGGTGACGAGCGAGTGCACGAAGGTGAGCCAGTAGGTGAAGAAAGGCCTGCGGGGCGGAGCGTCAGCGGAGGGGGCGTCTCCAACCCGgaggccccgccccagccccaccccggaGGCGTGCCTGCCGCAGGTCCCGCCTACCTGTGGTCGTCCATATCCTCGATCTGGCGCTTGACGTAGCTGTCGATACGCTTGCGGTAGGTGCGGTTGGTGAGCCGGCCCACCATGCCCAGCCCGTACGGCCGCTTCTCCCTGGCGAAGAACTTGCGCACCGGCATCGCGATGCGCTGGCCCCGCCGCTGCCCCGCCGCGCTCACCACCTCCTGCCGCAGCCGCACCTTGGGCTGCGTGGCAGCGGCGCCACCCTCCTTCTGCTTGCGCCAGCCGCGTTCCAGGGGCCTGGGGGGAAGGGCGCGGTCACCTACCTGGGGGAAAGGACGCAGCCCCTCCCAGGCCGAACTAGGGCTACTTTCCATCTGTCTCGCTCCCATCTGGCGAGGAAGGCACTTTGCAGCCTCCTCCTTACCACTAAAGAGCAATCCTGACCCCTCTGGGGGTGGGACCAGACCTACAAGCGGTTGGTTCCCCGGCCTACCCACTGAATTCTGTCCAGCCTGGGGGCTCTGTGCCGCAGGTGGGCAGCCGAGACCCAAATGGTGCTCAGCGCTGGGTCCACCGGCCACAGTAGCCACCGGGGCGTCCTTCCGGAGGGCCCAGCTGCTCCTGCCCGCCCACGgcccccactccccgcccctcACCGCTGCCACTCACAGCATCAGGTGGCTGCGCTCCAGCTCCGTGCGGTCCAGGGCCCCACCCGTGAGGTCCGCCTGATCTGGGGCTTTCTCCCACTCCTTGAGCGCTGCCTCCGATGGCGACTCGAACACCTCGTCTGGGTATGTGGACAGCTCCTCATGAAGGACTCCTTCCTGAGCAAATACGCGCGGtcagggtgggggggggcgggtcGCATAGGCGGAGGGGTCTCAGGGGACACCCCTGTGCTCTTACCCGGGCGAAGAAGGACGTGTCCAGCTCATCGGGGAAATCAGCCGTGTCCTCCTCCAAGAAGCTGGCAGGCGTGAAGCTTCGGCGCTGCACCCGGCGCAACGTGCCATCCCTAACCGAGCGGCCCTGCCCGCAACGAGTTGAGAGCAAGGAGTTGAGCACGTGGCGTGGGATTTAGGTCACCCCCCGCCACgcccccccccagcccctgcacCCACCTTCACCAGCGCTGCGGCCGCCCGGAAGCTCATCTTGGCCACAGACTCACGCTTGCGCCGCCGTGGAAGCCGGTTGAAACCCGAGCGGGAGCTGGAGaaggagcagagggaggcagCACCGGGCGTAACGGGCGTGTGCGGGGTGCTCAGGCCGTCGGCGGTGTCATCCGCCATGCGGAAGGCCCGGCCCCGGGCCAGGGGGTCTATGatctggcagaggggaggagaCGCAGGCGTCGGGGGCTGGGTCAGCACCCCCGGGGCTCCTTCCCACCCTGGATCCCACTATGTACAACACACACCCCAGTGGGTCCCTGGACATTGGTGGGtgccacccccaaacacacacccaccccacccacccccgcacCCAGACAGGTCCCTCTCCCCGCCTGTAGTGCCTTGACACTGCTGTTCCTCCTGGGATGCGCCCATCCAGAGGCTGGCCCCTCCGCCAGGACCCCCGTCCCAGACTATCTTATGTGTCTTTATGAGACCACTTGACCACCCTCCCAGACCATGAGCGCCAAATAGCACCCTCTGCTTAGGCTGGTTGCAGCCCCAGGGAGCAGAGTGAGGGGCCTGTGGCAGACAGCAGGGGGTGGGCATACCTTTTGCATGCCCAGCTGGCACGGCCCCACATAGAGCGGGGGAGGGGTCTCAGTGCTGGTCAGCGACACATTATCCTGGCTGGGCAGGTCTAGCTCCCGCATGACCTGGGGCTTCAGCTTCCCATAGCGCTGGCTGCAGTGACGAATGCTCTTGCGTTGCCACTTCTGGGTGCTGTCACTGTCCTTGCTCACTCCGAACCAATCAGCTGTGCCCCTACCATGGGAGGGACTCAGCAAGTGGAAGCCAGACCTCACCCCTCCCCAGGAGGGGCTTCACAGCCCCTGCTCCTGGGCTGCATGCCCCACTCCAAGCCTCCGGTCACTCCGGGGCCTGGGGTCCAGTTGGGCTTGGT
Coding sequences within:
- the SNRNP25 gene encoding U11/U12 small nuclear ribonucleoprotein 25 kDa protein — encoded protein: MVVQDPLLCDLPIQVTLEEVNSQIALEYGQAMTVRVCKMDGEVMPVVVVQNATVLDLKKAIQRYVQLRQEREGGIQHISWPYVWRTYHLTSAGEKLTEDRKKLRDYGIRNRDEVSFIKKLRQK
- the POLR3K gene encoding DNA-directed RNA polymerase III subunit RPC10 — encoded protein: MLLFCPGCGNGLIVEEGQRCHRFACNTCPYVHNITRKVTNRKYPKLKEVDDVLGGAAAWENVDSTAEPCPKCEHPRAYFMQLQTRSADEPMTTFYKCCNAQCGHRWRD
- the RHBDF1 gene encoding inactive rhomboid protein 1, producing the protein MEARLAAPGTMSEVRRDSTSSLQRKKPPWLKLDIPAVAPPAAEEPSFLQPLRRQAFLRSVSMPAETAHVPSPYHEPRRPVLQRQISITQTIRRGTADWFGVSKDSDSTQKWQRKSIRHCSQRYGKLKPQVMRELDLPSQDNVSLTSTETPPPLYVGPCQLGMQKIIDPLARGRAFRMADDTADGLSTPHTPVTPGAASLCSFSSSRSGFNRLPRRRKRESVAKMSFRAAAALVKGRSVRDGTLRRVQRRSFTPASFLEEDTADFPDELDTSFFAREGVLHEELSTYPDEVFESPSEAALKEWEKAPDQADLTGGALDRTELERSHLMLPLERGWRKQKEGGAAATQPKVRLRQEVVSAAGQRRGQRIAMPVRKFFAREKRPYGLGMVGRLTNRTYRKRIDSYVKRQIEDMDDHRPFFTYWLTFVHSLVTILAVCIYGIAPVGFSQHETVDSVLRNRGVYENVKYVQQENFWIGPSSEALIHLGAKFSPCMRQDPQVHSFIRAAREREKHSACCVRNDRSGCVQTSEEECSSTLAVWVKWPFHPSAPDLAGQKRQFGSVCHQDPRVCDEPSSEDPHEWPDDITKWPICTKNSAGNHTNHPHMDCAITGRPCCIGTKGRCEITSREYCDFMRGYFHEEATLCSQVHCMDDVCGLLPFLNPEVPDQFYRLWLSLFLHAGILHCLVSVCFQMTVLRDLEKLAGWHRIAIIYLLSGVTGNLASAIFLPYRAEVGPAGSQFGILACLFVELFQSWQILARPWRAFFKLLAVVLFLFTFGLLPWIDNFAHISGFVSGLFLSFAFLPYVSFGRFDLYRKRCQILIFQAVFLGLLAGLVVLFYFYPVRCEWCEFLTCIPFTDKFCEKYELDAQLH